CGATCTGCAGCGTGCCGCCGTCGCGCACCAGCGCGCTCGCGTACAGGCCGATCGCGTAGTCGGCATCGGCCACCGGCTGCCGCGGCAGCCCGAACAGGCGCGGGTACGGGCCCGGCGGTGTCGCAACCACGTCGAAGAACGATGGCTCCACCGCCGCGCTGCCGCCGATCCACGGCAGCTGCGGATCGACCTCGGCCACCAGCAGCGGCCGCGGCAGGCCGCGCCGGCGCACCGCGTCCAGCGTGTCCTGGGTGATGTCGTTGTTGCACGAGAACGACAGCCGGGTGCCGCCGGGTTCGCGCGCCACCTTCTGCACGATCAGGTTCGGCGCGCGCTGCGCCACCGCGTCGGCGGCATGGGTGTAGTTGAGGCTGGTGTAGCCGCGCTGTGCCTGCGCCGAGTGCAGCAGCGCGCCGGACTGCATGTAGAACTCCTCGACCTGGATGTGCGCCGGCAAGGCGTCGCGCTGCAACGCCTGCACGTACTTGAGCGCAGGGAAATCCTCGCCGAAATGGCGCTGCACGAACGGCCGCACGAAGCGGCCTTCCAGCCCGCTGCCGGCCGGCGGCGGATTCAGCGACAGCGCGGTGTAGAGCTGCATCGGCCGTTGCGGATCGGCGGCGACGCGGTCGTACAGCGCGTTGAGCAGGCGATGCGGCTTGCCGATGCCCAGCGGCGCGCCGATGCGCAGCGTGCCGGGGATGCGTTGCAGGATCAGGTCGGCGACGGCGTCGAGGTCTTCGAGGTGTTCGGTCATCGGCATAGCTTAGGCGAGCCCTGCGGTCGCATGTTTCGGCGACCTGCGATCGGCGCTTGACACGGCGTTCGTTTACCCGTGTAATCGATAAAAATTACAGGCGTAAACGCTATGTCGATCAGCGATGCGGAAGCGGTGGTGATGGAGGTGCTGTGGAACCGGCATCCGCTTGCGGCCGAGGAGGTGTTCGAAGCCCTGGCCGGGCATGGCGGCTGGGCCGAGCCCACGGTCAAGACCCTGCTCAACCGGCTGCTCAACAAGGGCGCGATCCGCGCCGACAAACAGGGCCGCCGCTATCTGTACGCGCCGCTGCTGCAGCGCGAGCAGTGGGTGCAGCAACAGAGCGAAGGCCTGCTCGAACGCCTGTTCGGCGGCCGCATCGCGCCGCTGGTGGCGCACTTCAGCGAACGCGGCAAGCTCAGCGACGCCGATATCGCCGAACTCAAACGACTGATCCAGGAGCTGGACGATGAGCGTTGAACACTTCGTAGCGGGAATATGGGCGACGGCGCTGGCCGGCAGCGCGGCGATCGTGGCGGTGCTGGCGCTGCGCGCGCCGGTGCGGCGGATGTTCGGCGCCAGCGTCGCCTACGCATTGTGGAGCGTGGTGCCGCTGGCGATGCTGGCGGTGCTGCTGCCTGGCGATCTGCGCCCGGCGCTGCCCGCGGTGCGGGCGCTGGCGCTGCCGCAGGTGTGGGTGGGCGCGTCGCAGGCGTCGGCTGGCGCCGACGGTGCGCTGTCGGCCGCAGGCAACCAGGCCGCGCTCTGGCTGGCTGCGCTGTGGCTGCTGGGCGCCGCGACGATGGCCGTCGCGCTGTGGCGGCAGCAGCGGCGCTACCGGCGCAGCCTGGGGCGGCTGTCGCAGGGCGCCGATGGCGTGCTGTACGCGCAGCACGCGGTGCACGGTCCGCTGGTGCTCGGCGCCTGGCGGCCGCGCGTGGTGCTGCCGCTGGATTTCGCCCAGCGCTATCCGGCCGCGCAGGCGGAACTGGTGCTGGCGCACGAGCGCATGCATATCGCCCGCGGCGATACCCGCTGCAACCTGCTGCTGGCGGCGTTGCGCTGCGTGTACTGGTTCAATTCGGTGCTGCACTGGGCCGCGCCGCGGTTCCGCTTCGACCAGGAACTGGCCTGCGATGCGGCGGTGCTGGCGCGGCATCCGGCCTCGCGCCGCAGCTATGCCGAGGCGATGCTGCAGACCCAGCTGGATGCGATCGCGCTGCCGGTCGGCTGCCATTGGCAGGCCGGGCAGACCTTGCGGCAACGGATCGCAATGCTGCATCGGCCGGCGGTGACCGGCTGGCGGCGGCGTGCCGGCATCGCCGTGGTGGCGATGGCGGCGCTATGCGGCGGCGCTTCGGCCTGGGCGTTGCAGCCGCCGCGGCCTTCCGCGCTGGCGGCGAGCGGCAATGCGCCTGCGAATGCGCAAGCCGCGGATGCGGATGCGCTGGCGGGGAACGCAGCTGCGCTGGGCGCTGCGCCGGCAAGCAGCGGAAAGCGCTTGCCGATGACGCTCGCGGCCGCAACCGGCGCCGCGGACATGGCCGCCAAGCGCGCGACCACGCCTGCCAAGCCAGTGATGCTGCTGCCGCCGCGCTATCCGCGAGCAGCGCTGCGCGAAGGCGCTTCGGGAAATGTGATGTTGTTGGTCGACGTGGATGAAGCCGGTACGGCCAGCGATGTGCGCTTGCTGGGTCGCGGCAGCGGCAATGCGGCACTGGACCAGGCGGCCATCGCGGCCGCCCGGCAGTGGCGCTTCACGCCGGCGCAGGAGCACGGGCGTGCGATCCGTGGCCGGCTAAAGATTCCGGTCACGTTCGAGTCCGGGATGCATCCTGTCGCGGCGCCCGCGGGGCTGGCCGGTGCGGACGGCTACCGCTGGTATCTGCTGGATGCGGATACGCGCGATACGGGCCAGCGCATGTGCGATGTGGTCACGTCCGATGGGCAAGGGCCGGCCCGGCGCGTGTATTGCGGCGTGACCGTGGCGACACGGAGATGAGCGTGCGCCGGATCGGTTCGGCAGGTCTGTGCCTGTGCCTGGTGGCCTGTGCCGGCCAACCGCCGCGCGAGCAGGCGCAGCGGTTGGACTCGGTCGACCAGCGCCTGCTCGCGCCGCGTGGCGATGGCGCACCGGGCGGCGCCATCGCGGCCTATGCGATGCAGCCGCAGCAGGTGTTCCGCATGCCGCAGCCGGTGCAGGCGGCAACGCCGCAGCTGCCGGCCGATTCGCCGCGGCGCACGCTGGCGCCGACCACGGTGTGCGTGCGCGTGATCCTGTCCGCGCTAGGCGAGGTCCAGCGCAGCGAGCCCTTGCGCGATCGCGAGGAATGCGGCGCCGGCGCGCTGGCCGACAATGCCGACCTGCTGCAGGCGGTACAGCAGGGCGTGGCGCGCTGGCGTTTCGTGCCCGCGGCGATCTGCACCTATGCCGATCCGGCGCAGCGGCCGGCAGTGGAGGGACGCTGCGACGATGCCGTGTCGGTGGAAGAGGTACCGGTGACGCTGGCCTACGCGTTCACATTCGAGGTGCGCGAGGGCAAGGCCAGCGTGCAGGCCGGGCGGGTGGGTGGCCGCGGCGGGCGTTGAGTGCGCGCCGAGCTGGTGCGCGCCCGGGTCCGTGACTGGTTTTTCTCTCCTGATTGCAGATCGCGGAGCGAGTCCTGGTTTCGCCATGGGCTTTTGCGATAGGCGTTGCTGGTGAAGGCTGTCGCGACTGAAGTCGCTCCTACAAGGGGGCGGCGCGTGGGTAGTGGCACTGCATGCATCGCGGCAGCATCGCTCTCGCGGTGTCGGCGCGCTACAGCATCTCCGGCTTGAACAGCCGCCGCCGCGAGACTTCCGCGCCGGACAACATGAACTTGCCGTCGCCGCGGTAGTGCAGGGTCCTGGGCAGTTTCGGCGAGGTGGCGACGTGCGCCTTGACCACTTCCCAGACGAACAGGTTGTGCCTGGCGATCTGGCGGCCGTCGTGCAGGCGGCACTCGAAGCTGGCGTAGCACTCGGCGATCGACGGCGCATCGACCTGCGTGCCGGGCACCGCGGTCAGGCCGAACTGCGCGAATTTGTCGCAGTGCGCGCCGCTGCTGTTGCCGATGCCGACCACGGTGTCGAGCAGGTCCGCGGTGGGCAGGTTGATCGTGCATTGCCTGCTGCGCCGGACCAGTTCGAAGCTGTGGTTGGCGCTGGAGATGCAGCAGGCGATCAGCGACGGCGAGAACTCCAGCACCATGTGCCAGCCCATGGTCATGATGTCGCGCTGGCCCTTCCAGGCCGAACCGACCAACACCACCGGGCCGGGTTCGAGGAACCGGCGCACCTGGTCGAGCGGAAAGTCGTGCTTGCGGTAACGGCGCATGGGCGCTGCTTCGGCGGTGGCGATGGGCCCAGTCTGGCCATCGGCAGTGAATGCGGCGTCGGCGCGGCCTGGCCCGGGCGCCGCGCCAGGCCTAATCCAGCCGATGGATCGCGTCGGCGATGCGTTCCACTTCCTCGGCCTGGTGGCTGACGTAGAGCATCGGCAGGCGCACTTCGTCGCGCACGCGCTGCAGGTACGGGATCAGTTCGCCGCGGCGCTGCGCGTCCAGCGCCGATAGCGGTTCGTCGAACAGCAGGATCGCCGGCTGTGACAGCAGCGCGCGGCCGATCGCCACGCGCTGCGCCTCGCCGCCGGACAGGTTGCCCGGGCGCCGCGCCAGCAGCGGCGCGATGCCGAGCAGCT
The Xanthomonas sp. AM6 DNA segment above includes these coding regions:
- a CDS encoding BlaI/MecI/CopY family transcriptional regulator; its protein translation is MSISDAEAVVMEVLWNRHPLAAEEVFEALAGHGGWAEPTVKTLLNRLLNKGAIRADKQGRRYLYAPLLQREQWVQQQSEGLLERLFGGRIAPLVAHFSERGKLSDADIAELKRLIQELDDER
- a CDS encoding TonB family protein codes for the protein MSVEHFVAGIWATALAGSAAIVAVLALRAPVRRMFGASVAYALWSVVPLAMLAVLLPGDLRPALPAVRALALPQVWVGASQASAGADGALSAAGNQAALWLAALWLLGAATMAVALWRQQRRYRRSLGRLSQGADGVLYAQHAVHGPLVLGAWRPRVVLPLDFAQRYPAAQAELVLAHERMHIARGDTRCNLLLAALRCVYWFNSVLHWAAPRFRFDQELACDAAVLARHPASRRSYAEAMLQTQLDAIALPVGCHWQAGQTLRQRIAMLHRPAVTGWRRRAGIAVVAMAALCGGASAWALQPPRPSALAASGNAPANAQAADADALAGNAAALGAAPASSGKRLPMTLAAATGAADMAAKRATTPAKPVMLLPPRYPRAALREGASGNVMLLVDVDEAGTASDVRLLGRGSGNAALDQAAIAAARQWRFTPAQEHGRAIRGRLKIPVTFESGMHPVAAPAGLAGADGYRWYLLDADTRDTGQRMCDVVTSDGQGPARRVYCGVTVATRR
- a CDS encoding flavin reductase family protein — its product is MRRYRKHDFPLDQVRRFLEPGPVVLVGSAWKGQRDIMTMGWHMVLEFSPSLIACCISSANHSFELVRRSRQCTINLPTADLLDTVVGIGNSSGAHCDKFAQFGLTAVPGTQVDAPSIAECYASFECRLHDGRQIARHNLFVWEVVKAHVATSPKLPRTLHYRGDGKFMLSGAEVSRRRLFKPEML